CGCGTTCCGGGCGATATCCCCGCCCTCAAGCACACCGGGGTAGCGCTCGGGCAGACCGACATCCTCGGAATTGAGCGTCCCCTTCGCAATCCAGCCGTCCCGTACCTCGATGTAGTCGGTCGGGGCGGTAATCGAGAATTCATCGAGACCGTCGCGGGAATGAGCGACCAGAACGTGTCGGGAGCCGAGCAGGGCGAGCACCTCGGCCATGAGGTACATGACCTGGCGGCTGTAAACGCCGATGACCTGGCGTTTGACGCCGGCCGGGTTGGTCATAGGACCGAGCATGTTGAAGATCGTGCGGACCCCCAGCTCCCGGCGCGGGAGAGCGGCGTGTCTCATGGCCGGGTGGTAGCGCGGGGCAAACAAAAAGCCGAACCCGACCCGCTCGATGTTCTCCTTGACCACCTCCGGGCCGGGGTCGATGTCGGCGCCGAGACCGGCCAGCAGATCGGCCGAGCCGCATTTGGAGCTGACCGAGCGGTTGCCGTGTTTGGCGACCGGGATGTCGGCGGCCGCAACGACGAGCGAGGCGGCGGT
The nucleotide sequence above comes from Candidatus Zixiibacteriota bacterium. Encoded proteins:
- the trpD gene encoding anthranilate phosphoribosyltransferase gives rise to the protein MITELLQKLLRGEHLTTDEAKQAMNLIMCGEVTPAQIGGFVIALRQKGETPEEVAGFVEAMRSLSLRIELDRTRETAVDGCGTGGDGANTFNISTAASLVVAAADIPVAKHGNRSVSSKCGSADLLAGLGADIDPGPEVVKENIERVGFGFLFAPRYHPAMRHAALPRRELGVRTIFNMLGPMTNPAGVKRQVIGVYSRQVMYLMAEVLALLGSRHVLVAHSRDGLDEFSITAPTDYIEVRDGWIAKGTLNSEDVGLPERYPGVLEGGDIARNAAILEDVLAGRESAYRDAVALNAGAMIYVADRAESIREGIVVAQRAIDSGGAKDLLDRWRAATHS